GCGTCCGTGCTGACCTGGAACGTGCCGCCGGGTGCGGCGGACGTGGCGTCGGGCAGCGGCTCGCCGTCGCGCATCACCCACAGCTGGTAGACGCGCCCGTCGCCCGGCTGGTCGACACCCGTCGCGGTGAGCAGCGCGCCGTCCGCGGTGAGGACCGCCACCGCCGTGCCGCCCGTGGTCAGCTCGGCGCCGGCCACCTGGGCCCCGGGGACGGCGAGGGCCGCCGCGATCCTGTCGGCGCGGGCCTGCGCCTCCGCCGCCCGCTGCGACTCGCGCCAGGCGATCGTGCTCGGGACGGCGACGAGCGCCAGGACGGCGAGCGCCGTCACGAGGGTGCGCCAGCGGCGCCGGGTGGCGGGTCGTGCCGGGGAGCCGGGGCGTCCGGTCCGGGCCGGGGGCCGGGTGGAGCCGCCGGGGTGGGCGGGCGGTGCGGCAGCGGCGTGCGGGCCGGGACCGGCCGGCGGGGTGACGCGGTGCGCGGAGCCGGGGTGCCCGCGCCCCGGGCGGTCGGCGTCCCCGG
This is a stretch of genomic DNA from Cellulomonas sp. ES6. It encodes these proteins:
- a CDS encoding anti-sigma factor, which gives rise to MSTPPPRPGDRRPDDAASRELLGAWALDAVTDAERAAVEDLMARDPDAAREGRSLRETAARLGGAVATPPPDAVRAATLARAAATPQDDAADGADGAPADGTAAGDADRPGRGHPGSAHRVTPPAGPGPHAAAAPPAHPGGSTRPPARTGRPGSPARPATRRRWRTLVTALAVLALVAVPSTIAWRESQRAAEAQARADRIAAALAVPGAQVAGAELTTGGTAVAVLTADGALLTATGVDQPGDGRVYQLWVMRDGEPLPDATSAAPGGTFQVSTDAWRPGDALALTVEPSGGSQAPTSEPVVVLAAT